A single region of the Pan troglodytes isolate AG18354 chromosome 18, NHGRI_mPanTro3-v2.0_pri, whole genome shotgun sequence genome encodes:
- the LOC129137444 gene encoding nuclear pore complex-interacting protein family member B15-like, with amino-acid sequence MRLRLRWWLLFWLLLGFISHHPTPVINTLAVYRHRETDFCGGVRDHPGQHGKTPSPQKLDNLIIIIIGFLRPYTFTILFCTNYLCVSFLKTIFWSRNGHDGSTDVQQRAWRSNRRRQEGNKIGLKDVITPWRHVERKFRAKIHKRKVTTKINHHDKINGKRKTARKQKMFQRAQELRRRAEDYHKCKIPPPARKPLCNRVRMAAAEHRHSSGLPYWPYLTAETLKNRMGRQPPPPTQQRSITDNSLSLKTPPECLLRTLPPSVDDNIKECPLAPLPHSPLPPSVDDNLNECLLIPLPPSPLPPSVDDNLKECLLIPLPPSPLPPSVDDNLKECLLAPLPHSPLPPSVDDNLKECLLAPLPPSVDDNLKECLLAPLPPSPLPPSVDDNLKECLLAPLPPSVDDNLKECLLAPLPPSVDDNLKECLLAPLPPSPLPPSVDDNLKECLLAPLPPSPLPPSVDDNLKTPPLATQEAEAEKPPKPKRWRVDEVEQSPKPKRRRVDEVEQSTKPKRRRADEVKQSPKPKRQREAETQLPKPKRRRADEVEQSPKPKRQREAETQLPKPKRRRADEVEQSPKPKRQREAETQLPKPKRRRLSKLRTRHCTQAWAIRINPWVEKKKKIKK; translated from the exons gttATCAATACTCTGGCTGTCTATCGTCATCGTGAGACTGACTTTTgtggaggagttcgagaccaccctggccaacatggcaaaaccccatctccacaaaaattggATAATTTGATAATTATCATTATTGGGTTTCTGAGACCTTACACATTTACCATTCTCTTCTGCACAAATTACCTTTGT gTGTCTTTCCTGAAGACTATCTTCTGGTCTCGAAATGGACATGATGGATCCACGGATGTACAGCAGAGAGCCTGGAGGTCCAACCGACGTAGACAGGAAG gaaataaaattggCCTGAAAGACGTCATTACTCCATGGAGACATGTGGAAAGAAAATTTAGAGCGAAAATCCATAAGAGGAAGGTGACAACGAAAATCAACCATCATGACAAAATCAATGGAAAGAGGAAGACCGCCAGAAAACA GAAAATGTTTCAACGTGCGCAAGAGTTGCGGCGGCGGGCAGAGGACTACCACAAATGCAAA ATCCCCCCTCCTGCAAGAAAGCCTCTTTGCAACCgg GTCAGAATGGCGGCAGCGGAGCATCGTCATTCTTCAGGATTGCCCTACTGGCCCTACCTCAcagctgaaactttaaaaaacaggatgGGCCGCCAGCCACCTCCTCCGACTCAACAACGTTCTATAACGGATAACTCCCTGAGCCTCAAGACACCTCCCGAATGTCTCCTTCGTacccttccaccctcagtggatgataatatCAAGGAGTGTCCTCTTGCTCCTCTTCCAcactctcctcttccaccctcagtggatgataatctgaacgAGTGTCTCCTTatccctcttccaccctctcctcttccaccctcagtggatgataatctgaaggagtgtctccttatccctcttccaccctctcctcttccaccctcagtggatgataatctgaaggagtgtctccttgctcctcttccacactctcctcttccaccctcagtggatgataatctgaaggagtgtctccttgctcctcttccaccctcagtggatgataatctgaaggagtgtctccttgctcctcttccaccctctcctcttccaccctcagtggatgataatctgaaggagtgtctccttgctcctcttccaccctcagtggatgataatctgaaggagtgtctccttgctcctcttccaccctcagtggatgataatctgaaggagtgtctccttgctcctcttccaccctctcctcttccaccctcagtggatgataatctgaaggagtgtctccttgctcctcttccaccctctcctcttccaccctcagtggatgataatctgaagaCTCCtcccttagctactcaggaggctgaggcggaaaaaccacccaaacccaagaggtggagggtgGATGAGGTGGAACAATCACcaaaacccaagaggcggagggtgGATGAGGTGGAACAATCAAcaaaacccaagaggcggagggcggATGAGGTGAAACAATCGCccaagcccaagaggcagagggaggccgaGACACAAttacccaaacccaagaggcggagggcggATGAGGTGGAACAATCGCccaagcccaagaggcagagggaggccgaGACACAAttacccaaacccaagaggcggagggcggATGAGGTGGAACAATCGCccaagcccaagaggcagagggaggccgaGACACAAttacccaaacccaagaggcggaggttgagtaAGCTGagaacacgccattgcactcaagcctgggcaataagaataaATCCGTGggtcgaaaaaaagaaaaaaatcaaaaaataa